From Clostridium sp. SY8519:
TTGGAGGCATGCCGCTTTTGTTTGGTTCGACAGAACGCATGTATGCATGAAAATCGGAGGAAGGCCGCAGAGGATCAGCGGCACTGGTTGGAGGCGTCCCTGAGAAAGTCCAGGAGAAAGGGGACAATCCCTTCCGGCCGGTTCAGGTCAAATACCGGCACCTGGCTTTCATAGGGGAAGTCTGTGAGGTAGGCGATGACGTTTTCCTGATTGCCCACAGGGGTTTCGCTGTATCCCCGGCGCAGCAGATGGATCTTTTTCTGACGGCCCAGTTTGTAGCCTTCGGTAATGATCAGATCCACATTGCGAATCCGGGCGAGGACGGATTCCAGCTCCGGATGCTGATGCCTGTGTGTAATGATGGCGGCAGTCTGGTCTTCGGAGGTCAGAATCATATGATCGGCGCCGGCCTTTGTCAGACGGTAGCTGTCTTTGCCGGGATGGTCGATTTCGAAGCCATGGGCATCGTGTTTGACGACGGCAATGCGCAGGCCCTGTTTTTTCAGCAGGGGGAGGAGTTTTTCCAGGAAGGTGGTTTTGCCGGTGCCGGATTTTGCGGTAAAGGACAGAACCGGAATGGAGGGACTGTCCGAGGCGGGCGTTCCGGCAAAGGACTGGTTGAAATCCGCGGGAAAAACACCGGGCTGCCGCAGGGCAAGCTTGTGGAGGGCATAATAATAAGAAGCCGGGTCATTCATATTAAAAAACTGCTCCGGCGGGAGAAAGCGGTCCAGCACCAGAGTGTGCGCCGGATCAAAAAGTTCCCGCAGCCGGTAGTTTCGGGCGGCGATCAGTTCCTGCAGCCGGGGCAGACAGGTGCGGCGGTAAGCAGTAAACAGCGGCTGCAGTCCGTTTTTCGGACTGCGGATGGAACAGAGCCGGGCGCAGGGGTTGGCCTGTAGCTGATCGGCAATCTCGCCGGCCAGTTCCGGATCGGTAAAAGGGGCGTCCACGGAGGTAAAAAAGAGGATATCCTCGTCCAGCGCCTGCATGCAGCTGTACAGCCCGCCCATGGGACCGATGTTTTCATAGATGTCTTCGATGGCACGGCAGCCGCAGTAATTCTCATAATCAAAGGGACGGCTGCTGTGTTTCGGTACAGACAGAAAAATCTGTGAAAAATAAGGGCGGAACCGCTCCAGCTGATACAGGAGCAGGGACTGGCTGCCAAAAGGCAGAAAGGTTTTATCCGATCCCATGCGGGTACTCCGGCCGCCGCACAGAATCACAAGGGTTCTTTTTTTCATAAAGGCTGATACCATTCTTTCTTCCGCAGTCTGCGGAGTTTTTTTCAGTGCAGTCTCATTATCTGTTTTTTTGAAAGTTCCGTCAAGCGCGGCGGACGGCCGCCGGAAAGTGAAGTCTGCCGGTCAGATGCCGGAAAACGAAGGCAGGC
This genomic window contains:
- the mobB gene encoding molybdopterin-guanine dinucleotide biosynthesis protein B; the encoded protein is MKKRTLVILCGGRSTRMGSDKTFLPFGSQSLLLYQLERFRPYFSQIFLSVPKHSSRPFDYENYCGCRAIEDIYENIGPMGGLYSCMQALDEDILFFTSVDAPFTDPELAGEIADQLQANPCARLCSIRSPKNGLQPLFTAYRRTCLPRLQELIAARNYRLRELFDPAHTLVLDRFLPPEQFFNMNDPASYYYALHKLALRQPGVFPADFNQSFAGTPASDSPSIPVLSFTAKSGTGKTTFLEKLLPLLKKQGLRIAVVKHDAHGFEIDHPGKDSYRLTKAGADHMILTSEDQTAAIITHRHQHPELESVLARIRNVDLIITEGYKLGRQKKIHLLRRGYSETPVGNQENVIAYLTDFPYESQVPVFDLNRPEGIVPFLLDFLRDASNQCR